The DNA window TCAGGCAATCGAGGCCGCGCAGGCTGTGATTGATAAAGAAATCGAGACCCTTGATGAGGAAATTCGTGCGGGGCGTGAGCGGCTGAAAGCTGCTATGCAAGCGGAAGCGGAAGACCGGCGCATGTTACGCGAACTAGAGCGCGATAATTTTGAAAGAAAAATCCGCGAGATTGATCGCAATTCTCAAATGAGGCAGTGAAAAGGAGTACGCACATGAAGCGGTCTATCGTAGCGCTGGTTGGGATGATCGTGGTGGGGACAACTCAGGGGGCGGGCGTTTATCGCTGCACCAGCGCGGCTGGCGAAGTGATTTACTCGGATGCCGTGTGCATGGATAGGCCGGATCGTGCAGCCGTCGCAATCGACCCGCCGTCGAGTGACTTACGCGGCTATCCGATAAGCGACATGCGCAACATAGTCGTAGGGATTGACGCAAACCAGCCTGGAGCCGCCCTCATGGTGAGCGAAGGAACTTGGATGGTTCATGGCGATAACTGGCAAGTTGCCAGCCAATACTCCAAGGTCCATTGCATCAAGCTTCATCCCGGCGATTACAGTCTCCAGGCAGCTTGTATGCGCAATGCCGCAAGGGGGTTTGACGAGTTGCGCGGAAACTACGACATGCCGCCCCAGATAGCCCAGCAAGCCAAAATCCATTGCATTCGGATGCACCCAGAAGATTTCTCGATCCAGGCGGCCTGCATGCGCAACCAGTCTCGCGGCTATCGCGACATGCGATGACGAAAAGCTTGCCCGTCCGTGCCAAATCAGCCGCCAAGGAGGGCGGGTAAAAACCTTGACCGCCAGCGGGGAACGTGGTTATCTATCGCTGTCGCGCCACCTGCGCGACCGGGATTGACAGCCCGGAATCCTAAGGCGCGTAGTGCCACCAGCGTCAGGCGCATTTTTTGTGCCCGCACGTTTATGGTGGGCTGTGCGAGGAAGCCGCAAGGCTTGCCGGTTCCTTGGGTCCGGTCTGTCAACCTCGCACGGTCCGCCGCCATTCTGATTGACAGCAGACGGCGGACTCCTGACCAAACCCAAGGAGCCTGTTATGTCCGACCTGATCCTGCTCCCCGCGAGCGCCATCACCCTCAAAGACGGCCAGCCCGTCACCACCAGCCTGATCGTCGCCGAGACCTTCGGCAAGCAGCACTTCCATGTCCTGCGCGACATCGACGCCCTCGACTGCTCCCCGGAATTTGCCAAATCCAATTTTGGATGCGCTGATTTCATTGACAAAAACGGCGATCCCCGGCGCATGTTCGAGATCACCCGCAACGGCTTCATGTTCCTCACCATGGGCTATCGCGGCCCCAAGCCGGCGCGCATCAAGGAGGCTTACATCGCCCGTTTCGACGCGATGGACGCGCAACTGCGCCAGATCCCGACCGGCGTCGGTGAAAAGACCATCGGCCTGTCCCGCTATGCCGAGCTGCTGGAAGCGGAAAACGCCCTGCTCAGGCAGCGCCTGCCTGCCCCCCTTGTCTCGGTTGCCCCATCTGCCCCGGTCAAACCCGGCCCGCGCCTCGTCACCCCCGAGGAGGCGGCCGAGATCGTCGACCGCTTCACCGCCGGGGAATCACGTTACGCCATCGGCAAAGCGCTCGGGCGCAACTCCAAGACCATCAACCGCATCCTTGCCCGCGCCAACGCCGACCACGCGCCGCAGATGGCGCTGCGTCTCCTGGAGGGAAAATCATGACCAACCACAGCCTCCAACTCGCCCACGCCGCCGCCGACAACGCCGTTGCCCGCGCGCGCCACGAGGTCGCCCAACTGCGCGACCGACTCACCGCCGCGCAACGCCGCCTGCGTGCCGCCGAGCGCACCCGCGACGCGGCCCGTCTCAACTGGCTGGCGGTACGCGATGCGTACCCTACTTGGGCGGTGGCCGACCCCGTCGGCACCATTGACGCCGCCCCGTCCGGAGCGGTTCAATTGACACCTCGCACCAACACGGCCTGGGAGGGCGCGTCATGCAATTAATGATCGATTTGGGTCAGAGCCCGCGCCTCATCGACGATCTGGGCATCATCGCCGATTGTTATGCGGCGGTGGATGACCTGCTGACCGGCGTGCATATCCAGGAACGCGAGCGCGAACGCATCGCCACCCTGCTCAACGTCCTCGGCACGCTCCAGCGCGGGGCCATCGATCATCTGCGCCAGACCGGCACCGAGCGGCTGGCGGCGGTGGAGGAGGGGTTGCGCGTCTGCGTCTGCGCCTGATCGCGCTCGGCGCGTGAAGCCGTTCGTGGTTCGACCCTTCGACAGGCTCAGGATTCACCACGAACGGCTTCAAAGGAGCTTACCCCTTGCTCCTTGCTCCTTGCCCCTTGCCCCTGACAACCGCCCCCACTGAACCCCCGCAGCCTCCCAGCGCGGGGGTTTTTTTTGGACACTGACGGCTCCCGACCAGGAGCCGCCGCCCATGACCGATCATTCCTCCACCGATCCCTCGGCTGATTTTCAGGACGCGCTCGCCTGGGGCGCGCACGTCTCGCCCGCCTTCCGCCAGCGCGTCGCGCGGCTCTGCCGCAACCTCGGCTGGCCGCCGCCGTTCGCCTCGCTGCTCATGACCTGCATGAAATTCGAGAGCGGCAATTTCTCCCCTCGCGCCAAAAACCCCGCCAGCAGCGCCACCGGGCTGATCCAGTTCATGGCCTCCACCGCCGTCATGCTCGGCACCAGCACCGCCGCCCTCGCGCGGATGAGTGCGCTCGAACAGCTCGATTACGTCGAGAAATACTTTCGCCCGTTGGCTCCGCGCGTGCGCACGCTTGAGGATATGTATCTCGCCATCCTCTGGCCCAAGGGAATCGGCAAGCCCTTGGCCTGGGTGCTGTGGGCAACCGGCACGCGCGCTTACGCCGCCAATCGCGCGCTCGACCGCAACCGCGACGGGCGCGTGACCAAGGCAGAGGCGACCGAGCACCTGCTCCCCCTGTTGCGCAAAGGTTTGCGCCCGGAGAACGCCTGGATACCGGGAAAAACCCCCCCGGGGCCGCGCCGATGAGCGCCTCCGTCGACCGGGCGGACGCGCCCGCCCCCAAACCCTGGTGGCAAAGCCGCACCATCGTGGCCATTGGCGTCAGCCTGGCCGCCAAATTGGCGCTGCTGGCCGGCGTCGAGATCGAGGTTCAGGATGTCACGGAAATCGCCTTGTTGGTCCTGGCGCTGGTC is part of the Thiocystis violascens DSM 198 genome and encodes:
- a CDS encoding DUF4124 domain-containing protein, encoding MKRSIVALVGMIVVGTTQGAGVYRCTSAAGEVIYSDAVCMDRPDRAAVAIDPPSSDLRGYPISDMRNIVVGIDANQPGAALMVSEGTWMVHGDNWQVASQYSKVHCIKLHPGDYSLQAACMRNAARGFDELRGNYDMPPQIAQQAKIHCIRMHPEDFSIQAACMRNQSRGYRDMR
- a CDS encoding Rha family transcriptional regulator, with the translated sequence MSDLILLPASAITLKDGQPVTTSLIVAETFGKQHFHVLRDIDALDCSPEFAKSNFGCADFIDKNGDPRRMFEITRNGFMFLTMGYRGPKPARIKEAYIARFDAMDAQLRQIPTGVGEKTIGLSRYAELLEAENALLRQRLPAPLVSVAPSAPVKPGPRLVTPEEAAEIVDRFTAGESRYAIGKALGRNSKTINRILARANADHAPQMALRLLEGKS